CAAAGTCTTCCCATGCTGTCAGCACATCAATAGAGCCGTCATCGTTGGCAACAACATCTTCGGCACCCGCTTCCAGAGCAATCTCCATAATCTGATCTTCATCCGCACCGGGAGCATAACTAATCTGCCCAGTGCGGGTGAACAGGTAGGCAACTGAACCGTCTGTGCCAAGATTACCTCCCCGTTTGGTAAAGGCATGACGGACATCGGACACCGTTCGATTACGGTTATCACTCAGGCATTCAACCAGTACGGCAATACCGCCAGCGCCATAGCCTTCATACGTAATTTCTTCGTAATTGTCGCCTTCACCAGCACCGGCACCACGGGCAATCGCTTTATCGATCGTATCCCGCTTCATGTTGGAGCCTAGCGCTTTATCCACCGCTGCGCGCAACCGCGGGTTATCTTCCGGGGCAGGTCCACCCTCTTTTGCCGCAACGACCAGTTCTCGAATCAACTTGGTAAAAATCTTACCCCGTTTGGCGTCCTGGGCGGCCTTGCGGTGTTTGATATTGGCCCATTTACTGTGTCCAGCCATAGTTTTCTCCGAAGAGGGGGGATACCTCTAAAATTACTGTGCAGCCCTTGTACTTCGGCATGCCTGTTCAACTTTTAGGCACTCGAACCAAACAGTTTCAGGGTGCCTGTCTTCAATTAGCTTTCTGCAGGTTTTTCCCGCAATTTAATATTCAGCTCTCGTAGCTGTTTGCTATCCACACTTCCCGGCGCATCAGTCATCACACAAGCAGCTGTCTGTGTTTTCGGGAAAGCAATGACGTCACGAATGGATTTACTGCCAGTTAACAGCATGATCAATCGATCCAGACCAAATGCCAGGCCACCATGAGGCGGACAACCGTATTGCAGGGCATCAATCAAAAAGCCGAACTTCTCGTCAGCTTCTTCATCACTGATACCCAATACGTGGAAAACCGAGCGCTGCATATCAGGGTTGTGGATACGAATGGAGCCACCACCCAGCTCAGTGCCATTAAGTACCATATCATAGGCCTGCGAAAGCGCATTTTCCGGGTCTGCTTTCAGCTCTTCCGGAGTACAGGCAGGGCGGGTAAAGGGATGATGCAGAGATGTCCAGGCGCCATCATCGGTCTGCTCGAACATCGGGAAGTCCACCACCCACAGTGGTGCCCACTCGGTGGTGTACAGATTAAGATCTTCGCCCAGCTTGCAACGCAGCGCACCCAGCGCTTCGGATACGACCTTGTTACTGTCAGCACCAAAGAAAATCAAGTCGCCGGTTTCTGCCCCGGTACGCTCCAGAATGGAGGCACGAACGTCAATGGGCAGGAATTTAACAATGGGAGATTGCAAACCTTCTTCCATATCATTGCGATCATTCACTTTGATATAGGCCAGCCCGCGCGCACCATAGATACCGACGAAATCGGTGTATTTATCAATTTGCTTGCGACTGATCAGATCATTGCCCTTAGGTATTTTCAGTGCCGTTACCCGCCCTTTCGGGTCGTTCGCCGGACCGGAAAACACTTTGAAGTCCACTTCTGTCATCAGATCCTTGATGTCTACCAGTTCGAGAGGAATACGCAGATCTGGCTTGTCGCTGCCATATCGCGCCATTGCTTCGCTGTAGGGCATGCGCGGAAAATCACCCAGGTCAACATCCAGTACCTGCCTGAATACTGAGCGAATCATTTCCTCGTTAATCGCCATAATCTCTTCTTCTGTGGTGAAGGAGAGCTCCACATCCACCTGGGTAAATTCGGGCTGCCGGTCAGCCCGTAAATCCTCATCGCGAAAGCACTTGGCAATCTGGTAGTAGCGGTCCATGCCCGACACCATCAACAGTTGTTTGAACAGTTGTGGCGACTGCGGCAGCGCAAAGAATTTGCCTTCATGGGTACGACTCGGCACCAAATAATCACGTGCGCCCTCTGGCGTAGCTCTGGTCAGAATCGGTGTTTCAATGTCGAGAAATCCGCGCTCATCAAGATAGTTACGAATCACATTGGTAACCTTGGAGCGAAAACGCAGGTTGTGTTGCATTTCCGGACGGCGCAAGTCCAGATAGCGGTATTTCAGACGAACGTCTTCGCCTACTTTATTGTGCTCATCCAGCGGGAAAGGTGGCGTATTTGAACTATTAAGAATATTCAGCTCTAGCCCGTAAACTTCAATATCGCCAGTCGCCATCTCCGGGTTCACGGTTGATTCTGTGCGCGCACGAACACGACCCTTCACTCGCAGTACATATTCACTACGAACCTTATCAGCGGTGGTAAAGTGTTCTCCGCCATCAGGGTCAAACACTACTTGCACAATGCCCTCACGATCACGCAGGTCGATAAAGATGACACCACCGTGATCACGACGACGATCGACCCACCCGCAAAGTGTTACTTCCTGGTCGATGTTGTCCTTATTGAGAACACCGCAATAACTTGAACGCATATTATTCCGCCTTTACTGTGGCAGCTTTGCTACCCTTGTTTTCAGTGGCTCCGCCTTTACCAGCATTATCCTTGCCGACACTGCTATCAGATTTGGCGGATGGAGTTTCCTTGGCAGCGCCATCTCCCGCCAGATTTTTTTTGCTACCCGTTTTAAAATCGGTTTCGTACCAGCCACCGCCACTCAAGCGAAACGCGCCGGCAGTAACCTGTTTTTTTAACTCAGCTTTTCCGCACTCGGGGCAATCTACCAGCGGTGCGTCGCTGATCTTCTGAAGTTTCTCCAGCACATGGCTGCAGGATTGGCATTTATATTCATAGATGGGCATCAATCAGCACCTACTCAATAAGTTCTTTCAGTTGGCTCAAACCGGCAGAGTGCCGGAAAGCGGCGCATTATACAGTACAGGTGGCAGCGCTTGAAGGTGCTTATGCCGCGATTTTTAGGACTAAGCGGCGCGAAAGTCCTCGCCTTGCAACAGTTCAATAACCAGGTCAATGCGCTGTTGCAAAGCACCCTCCTGATACGGACGGGCAGGCACAACGCCCCAGACCGGCGCAGGCCAGGCCGGATCACCCTTGTAACGGGCAATATGGTGCACATGTAGCTGCGGCACCACATTTCCCAGTGCGGCCACATTCATTTTATCGGGTGAAAAAGCATCCACCATGCACTCCGACAGCCGACATGACTCCTCAAACAATTGCTGTCGATCGGCTTGATCAAGATGGTGTATTTCGGAAAGATCAGCCCGCTGAGGTACCAGAATAAACCAGGGGTAATTGGCATCCTTGCTTATCAGAATTCTGGAAAGCGGAAGGTAACCCACTGTAACGGTATCTGCTTCTAATTGAGGGTGAAGCTCAAACATACAACATCTCCTGAATTTAATGTCCCTGATTTTCGATGCCATCCCGGCAGCCAAAATATTACCACTACGCCTGTACCCAGCGCAGCCACCACCGTAAAATAGCACAACCGCTCTTACCGGGCACTGGTACACTGTTGACATACCGACATCCACCCATACATCACACCTGACAGGACCATCAATACACCATGCGAGCCAGCCGTTTCCTGATAGCCACACAAAAAGAGACTCCCGCCGACGCCGAAGTCATCAGCCACCAACTCATGATTCGCGCGGGCATGATCCGCAAACTGGCCGCAGGTCTCTACACCTGGCTGCCGATGGGCCTGCGAGTACTGCGCAAAGTCGAGGCTGTGGTTCGCGATGAGATGAACAAAGCCGGGGCGCAGGAAGTTTCCATGCCTGTTGTTCAGCCTTCGGAGTTATGGCACGAGTCCGGCAGATGGGAACAGTACGGTCCTGAATTACTGCGTATTTACGATCGTCATCAGCGGGATTTTTGCCTGGGGCCAACCCACGAAGAAGTGATTACTGATCTGGTCCGCAATCAGATACGCAGTTACCGCCAGTTACCGGCTAATTTCTACCAGATTCAAACCAAATTCCGCGACGAAATTCGCCCCCGCTTCGGCATTATGCGCGCACGGGAATTTCTGATGAAAGATGCCTATTCCTTTCACACCTCTCAGGAAAGCCTGCAAGCAACTTACGACGACATGCATGCCGCCTACACGGCCATTTTTACAAGACTGGGGTTGGATTTTCGCCCTGTACTGGCAGACACCGGCAGCATTGGTGGCAGTAGCTCTCACGAATTCCATGTACTGGCATCCTCAGGTGAAGACGATATCGCTTTTTCTTCCGAAAGCAATTACGCCGCCAATGTCGAGATGGCTGAAGCATTAGCGCCCGCAGGCGAGCGCCCCGCTGCCCGTGCCGAACGAACAGAAGTGGCCACACCCGGCCAACACAGCATTGATGAAGTCGCTCAATTCCTGAAAATAGATTCATCGCAAGTAATTAAAACCCTGCTGGTTCTGGGTGAATCGGACAGTGAAGAAAGTTCTCTGGTCGCGCTGGTATTGCGCGGCGACCACGAACTGAACGCTATCAAGGCGGAGAAACTGCCCGGTGTTGCATCACCACTCACCTTCGCCAGTGAAGAACAAGTCAAACAGGCCATTCATTGCTCTGTCGGCTCCATCGGACCGGTTGGACTGGAAATCCCGGTCATTGTCGATCGCAGCGCTGCACACCTGGCAGATTTTGTCTGCGGCGCCAACAAAGAGGGTTTTCATCTCACTGGGGTTAACTGGGAGAGGGATTGCACGCTTACACGCGTTGAAGACATTCGCAACGTCGTGCCTGGCGACCCCAGCCCGGACGGCAAGGGCGTACTGGATATCAAACGTGGCATTGAAGTCGGCCATATTTTTCAGCTGGGTACCAAATACAGCGAGGCCATGAACGCCAGGGTTCTCAATGAAGGAGGTAAGGAACAAACGGTGATCATGGGTTGTTACGGCATTGGTGTTAGCCGCGTTGTGGCCGCCGCCATTGAGCAGAATCACGACGAAAACGGCATTATCTGGCCCGATGCCTTGACCCCGTTCCAGATCGCCCTCGTACCCATCAACATGCATAAATCGGAACAGGTTCGCGAAACCTGCGAAAAACTCTACACAGAGCTTCAGCAGGCAGGCTACGATGTGCTGTACATGGATGAAGAGAAAGCGCGGCTCGGTGGCATGTTGGCAGATGTTGAACTAATGGGCATACCCCACCGGCTGGTCATTGGTGATCGCGGACTGGAAAACGGCACGGTGGAATACCGCAACCGCCGCGAAACTGAAAATCAGGATATTCCGTTCAACAGCATCGCGGAGTTTCTGCAAAAGGTTGTCAGATAAACGGAGCGCACTCGTGAAATATAGCCATCAACAACACAAACCAGCAGCCCGGTGGCCGTCGGTTCTGTTGATGATGATATATACCGTTTTTTTAGGCTGGCCAGTAACCGGCACTGCCAACGAAGATGTGGATCAGGAACTGCTTGCCCTGTTGAAACATAATGTATCAGCCGCCGACAGTTTTGAAGACCGCTTCGATGCCGAAGTCTGGCTGATGGCAAAGTCCAGCCAGCTTGAACGCTATATCCCTAATACCGCCAAGCGTCTCAAACTGCTGCGAAACATCCACCGCGAAGCCACTCGTGCAGGCCTTTCTCCGGAGGTGGTATTGGCTGTGATTGAGGTGGAGAGCCATTTCGACTCCTACGCGGTGTCCCGAGCCGGTGCACTCGGTATGATGCAAGTGATGCCTTTCTGGAAAAATGAAATTGGCCGCCCGGATGACAACCTGATCAATCCCCTGACCAACCTCCGCTACGGCTGCACCATTCTCAAATACTACCTCGACAAGGAAAAAGGCAGACTCGCCGACGCACTCGCCCGCTACAACGGCAGCTACGGACAATATTGGTATCCAGAGAGGGTCTTGCTGGCCTGGGAGCAACGCTGGCGCTAGCTAGTTAATCCACATCCCAGGTCGCCCTGATCGCAAAAGATATTGGCGTTTGGTCTTTATAGGTTCCGGGGAAATACGGGTTTTCATCAACACTAATTGTCCGGGGTTTGTTTTTAGTGTAACCCGCTGTAAACCCTAATCGCCAACCACCATTATCTATCTCGTAGCCAGTCATTAACATATCGTTGTCAACATCGAACAGTGTCGGCGACAGTGCCTCATCCTCGATCATTGCTTTCCCCCGGGTGTACCCAGCACGAAAATAGTGGCCGGGCTTTACTTCATATTCCAGCGCCAGTCCCACACGAACCCGGTTTCTGGTATTTGATAACAGCGGACCGTTGAGCTGTTTGGTAAGCTCAAATTTTTTCTCGCCTCGCTCAAAGTCCTCATAACGCGTCCAAACGACCTGACTGAGCAGCCTTAGCCGTTCCGAATAATCATAGGCCACACCAAGAGTAATATTCTGGGGGGTAATCATTTTCACGGTTAAATCCTGCTTGACGCCCCCGACTCTGCCATCGCCTTTGAACCGGACGATTCCCGGCGTTCGATAAACCATGCCGAAGGAAAGGAAATCTTTCGGCGTATAAACCAGTCCAACCGAACCGCCAATGCCAACCCCCTGATTTTTGAAACTGATATCACCAAATGGCGACGGCGACTTAATCTCCTGCACGCCATAGCGAGGGGCCACCTGAAACCCGATACGCCACTCAGGCGTCAGCTGACGCCCGATATTGAACCCGAAATTCAAAACACCGGTTTCACCGAGATAGGGAGATGTTTGTCCAATAGAGGGGTCTGCGGCCAGATCATAAGCCGTTCCCAACGAACCATACACCCCCACACCTCTTGACCAGCCGTTGTCGCTTTCGCCAAGGCCACGCCACATGCTCAGTGCCATCGCATCCTTTCTGCCACTTTCTTCATAACCCGTCATAGGGTTCACATAACGCATCTTGAAAGTGATGGGCATAATTGCCACCATCGCCTCTTTCCGA
The DNA window shown above is from Pseudomonadales bacterium and carries:
- a CDS encoding YebC/PmpR family DNA-binding transcriptional regulator; amino-acid sequence: MAGHSKWANIKHRKAAQDAKRGKIFTKLIRELVVAAKEGGPAPEDNPRLRAAVDKALGSNMKRDTIDKAIARGAGAGEGDNYEEITYEGYGAGGIAVLVECLSDNRNRTVSDVRHAFTKRGGNLGTDGSVAYLFTRTGQISYAPGADEDQIMEIALEAGAEDVVANDDGSIDVLTAWEDFAAVRDALKVAGLEAENAEVTMLASTTVPLDKDNAEKTLALIDSLEDLDDVQNVYTNADIPDEIMDQLSE
- the aspS gene encoding aspartate--tRNA ligase, which gives rise to MRSSYCGVLNKDNIDQEVTLCGWVDRRRDHGGVIFIDLRDREGIVQVVFDPDGGEHFTTADKVRSEYVLRVKGRVRARTESTVNPEMATGDIEVYGLELNILNSSNTPPFPLDEHNKVGEDVRLKYRYLDLRRPEMQHNLRFRSKVTNVIRNYLDERGFLDIETPILTRATPEGARDYLVPSRTHEGKFFALPQSPQLFKQLLMVSGMDRYYQIAKCFRDEDLRADRQPEFTQVDVELSFTTEEEIMAINEEMIRSVFRQVLDVDLGDFPRMPYSEAMARYGSDKPDLRIPLELVDIKDLMTEVDFKVFSGPANDPKGRVTALKIPKGNDLISRKQIDKYTDFVGIYGARGLAYIKVNDRNDMEEGLQSPIVKFLPIDVRASILERTGAETGDLIFFGADSNKVVSEALGALRCKLGEDLNLYTTEWAPLWVVDFPMFEQTDDGAWTSLHHPFTRPACTPEELKADPENALSQAYDMVLNGTELGGGSIRIHNPDMQRSVFHVLGISDEEADEKFGFLIDALQYGCPPHGGLAFGLDRLIMLLTGSKSIRDVIAFPKTQTAACVMTDAPGSVDSKQLRELNIKLREKPAES
- a CDS encoding zinc ribbon domain-containing protein, which produces MPIYEYKCQSCSHVLEKLQKISDAPLVDCPECGKAELKKQVTAGAFRLSGGGWYETDFKTGSKKNLAGDGAAKETPSAKSDSSVGKDNAGKGGATENKGSKAATVKAE
- a CDS encoding HIT domain-containing protein, with translation MFELHPQLEADTVTVGYLPLSRILISKDANYPWFILVPQRADLSEIHHLDQADRQQLFEESCRLSECMVDAFSPDKMNVAALGNVVPQLHVHHIARYKGDPAWPAPVWGVVPARPYQEGALQQRIDLVIELLQGEDFRAA
- a CDS encoding proline--tRNA ligase, translated to MRASRFLIATQKETPADAEVISHQLMIRAGMIRKLAAGLYTWLPMGLRVLRKVEAVVRDEMNKAGAQEVSMPVVQPSELWHESGRWEQYGPELLRIYDRHQRDFCLGPTHEEVITDLVRNQIRSYRQLPANFYQIQTKFRDEIRPRFGIMRAREFLMKDAYSFHTSQESLQATYDDMHAAYTAIFTRLGLDFRPVLADTGSIGGSSSHEFHVLASSGEDDIAFSSESNYAANVEMAEALAPAGERPAARAERTEVATPGQHSIDEVAQFLKIDSSQVIKTLLVLGESDSEESSLVALVLRGDHELNAIKAEKLPGVASPLTFASEEQVKQAIHCSVGSIGPVGLEIPVIVDRSAAHLADFVCGANKEGFHLTGVNWERDCTLTRVEDIRNVVPGDPSPDGKGVLDIKRGIEVGHIFQLGTKYSEAMNARVLNEGGKEQTVIMGCYGIGVSRVVAAAIEQNHDENGIIWPDALTPFQIALVPINMHKSEQVRETCEKLYTELQQAGYDVLYMDEEKARLGGMLADVELMGIPHRLVIGDRGLENGTVEYRNRRETENQDIPFNSIAEFLQKVVR
- a CDS encoding transglycosylase SLT domain-containing protein, with product MMIYTVFLGWPVTGTANEDVDQELLALLKHNVSAADSFEDRFDAEVWLMAKSSQLERYIPNTAKRLKLLRNIHREATRAGLSPEVVLAVIEVESHFDSYAVSRAGALGMMQVMPFWKNEIGRPDDNLINPLTNLRYGCTILKYYLDKEKGRLADALARYNGSYGQYWYPERVLLAWEQRWR
- a CDS encoding outer membrane protein transport protein → MNKKLRVIGLVGGSTLLTLSVVAESSLIVAPHSTGRDADMAGVVVASPDDGSSTLLINPAGVVSEARKEAMVAIMPITFKMRYVNPMTGYEESGRKDAMALSMWRGLGESDNGWSRGVGVYGSLGTAYDLAADPSIGQTSPYLGETGVLNFGFNIGRQLTPEWRIGFQVAPRYGVQEIKSPSPFGDISFKNQGVGIGGSVGLVYTPKDFLSFGMVYRTPGIVRFKGDGRVGGVKQDLTVKMITPQNITLGVAYDYSERLRLLSQVVWTRYEDFERGEKKFELTKQLNGPLLSNTRNRVRVGLALEYEVKPGHYFRAGYTRGKAMIEDEALSPTLFDVDNDMLMTGYEIDNGGWRLGFTAGYTKNKPRTISVDENPYFPGTYKDQTPISFAIRATWDVD